In Armatimonadota bacterium, the genomic stretch AAGTCGCTCGATCCATCAATCAAAACAGACAAGATGAGCGACGATGACAAGCGCAAGTTTTACCTTCGTTCGGTGTTTTTGGACGCCCTCACTTACGAGCTTCTCAAAGTGATGTACAAGAAAGCCGAAAATTGAAAACCAAGTCTCACCCAACCTGGTTCGCATTTGTTCGCTGGCTTGTTCGCGTCTTCTTTTTCCGTTGCGGTGGGGGGTTCAAGTCGTCGGGTTGGGACAATATTCCGGCTAACGGACCGGTCATTATCGCTCCTAATCATGTGAGTAATGCTGACCCTCCTGCGGTTGCATGTGGCGGTCGTCGTCCAATGCGATTCATGGCAAAAGAGGAACTTTTTGGCGGCTTCTTCGGCAAGATCTGCGCTTCGTTGGGGGCGTTTCCGGTCAAACGGGGCGAGGGCGACACCGAGTCAATTCGATTTTCGATTGAGATTCTGTCGGCAGGAGAGGCTCTCGTCGTGTTCCCGGAGGGAGTTCGCGGTGATGCCGTGACAATGAACCCGATCAGCCGGGGCGTGGCGATGCTCGCTAAGAAAACAGGTGCTCCCGTCGTACCTGCCGGAATCGTTGGAACGCATCGGAAGCTTCCACGCGGCTCGGCTCTGCCGAAGTTCGCAAAGGTATCGATTGTTTACGGTAAGCCCTTCACCTATGCCGAAGTGGCGAC encodes the following:
- a CDS encoding lysophospholipid acyltransferase family protein; the encoded protein is MKTKSHPTWFAFVRWLVRVFFFRCGGGFKSSGWDNIPANGPVIIAPNHVSNADPPAVACGGRRPMRFMAKEELFGGFFGKICASLGAFPVKRGEGDTESIRFSIEILSAGEALVVFPEGVRGDAVTMNPISRGVAMLAKKTGAPVVPAGIVGTHRKLPRGSALPKFAKVSIVYGKPFTYAEVATGVNERENREIFCRELERRIIELCGAQGLPLKTSEKS